In Primulina eburnea isolate SZY01 chromosome 5, ASM2296580v1, whole genome shotgun sequence, a single window of DNA contains:
- the LOC140832139 gene encoding protein GET4-like, with translation MFFDSYLNLILSLYLISSSFSTLYILFSFGDFIHSTSITINSLERAMSRERAKRITLAPVQENIEKIKQVVEDGNYYGAQQMYKTFSARYISGDRYSDALDILQSGACLELENGQVTCGAELGLMFVETLVKGKFPYDDDILDRIRKIYKKFPQIPVPQNLDLADDDAIQQLSEALGAAKIRVEGCSSFLKAAIKWSIEFGAHRNGSPELHDMLADYLYSESPELDMAKVSYHFVRGKSPKKFAATLVNFMGKCYPGEDDLAVARAVLLYLSIGNLRDANFLMDDMKKQVQFQEVDFPQSELMQFIIYLLQTLQRDALPLFKILRQRYKSSLNREPILNELLDEVAWKFYGVRRRNSMPGMFGDIFKMMAEE, from the exons ATGTTTTTCGATTCGTATCTGAATTTGATTTTATCGTTGTATTTAATTTCATCGTCTTTCTCGACTCTGTACATTTTGTTCAGTTTCGGAGATTTCATTCATTCGACCTCCATAACCATAAACTCTCTGGAAAGAGCTATGTCGCGGGAGAGAGCTAAGCGGATTACCCTAGCACCAGTTCAAGAG AATATTGAGAAGATTAAGCAAGTTGTTGAAGATGGCAATTACTATGGCGCTCAACAGATGTACAAAACTTTCAGTGCGAG ATATATATCTGGGGATAGGTATTCTGATGCCTTGGATATTCTTCAGTCTGGTGCTTGCTTAGAATTAGAAAATGGGCAG GTTACTTGTGGAGCTGAGCTCGGTCTCATGTTTGTGGAAACCCTTGTTAAAGGAAAATTTCCATATGACGACGATATTCTTG ATCGTATCAGGAAAATATATAAGAAGTTTCCTCAGATACCAGTGCCACAAAATTTGGATCTTGCTGATGATGATGCCATACAACAACTTTCTGAAGCTCTTGGAGCTGCAAAAATACGTGTGGAGGGTTGCTCATCTTTTTTGAAGGCTGCTATCAA GTGGTCCATTGAATTTGGAGCTCATAGGAATGGGTCTCCTGAACTGCATGATATGCTGGCAGATTATTTATATTCAGAGTCGCCTGAGTTG GACATGGCCAAAGTGTCATACCATTTTGTCAGAGGGAAAAGTCCAAAGAAGTTTGCCGCTACTTTAGTCAATTTCATGGGCAAG TGCTATCCGGGTGAAGATGATTTAGCTGTTGCTCGTGCAGTTTTGCT GTATTTATCGATAGGTAATTTGAGAGATGCTAATTTCCTCATGGATGACATGAAGAAGCAAGTGCAATTTCAAGAGGTTGATTTCCCTCAATCAGAATTGATGCAATTCATTATTTATCTTCTCCAGAC GTTGCAGAGAGATGCTTTGCCGCTTTTCAAAATACTACGACAACGATACAAGTCAAGTCTAAACAGAGAACCTATATTGAATGAG CTCCTTGATGAAGTTGCCTGGAAGTTTTATGGAGTTCGACGCAGAAATTCCATGCCCGGAATGTTCGGGGATATTTTCAAG ATGATGGCAGAGGAATAG
- the LOC140832138 gene encoding probable methyltransferase PMT18 has translation MGKEYSGSPKPHQLELKRKRLTWILAVSGLCVFFYVLGGWQSTTRASITQSEVYSRVGCDGKANSDNVQSTSSISADSLDFESHHQLLVNSSEKSETFPPCDMSYSEYTPCQDQQRGRKFDRDMLKYRERHCPTKEELLRCLIPAPPNYKSPFKWPQSRDYAWYANIPHKELSIEKAVQNWIQVEGDRFRFPGGGTMFPRGADAYIDDINALIPLTDGTIRTAVDTGCGVASWGAYLLKRNIIGMSFAPRDTHEAQVWFALERGVPAMIGIMGSQRLPYPARAFDMAHCSRCLIPWYNYDGMYLIEVDRILRPGGYWILSGPPIHWKKYWRGWERTEDDLKQEQDSIEDVAKRICWKKVIEKGDLSIWQKPINHVECVKNRAVYHKPHMCKSDNPDAAWYKDMETCITPLPEVSSPDEVAGGAIKKWPERAFAVPPRISSNSIPGITEKKFQEDNEMWKARLAHYKRIVSQIPQGLYRNVMDMNANFGGFAAALSKYPVWVMNVVPANSEPDTLGVIYERGFIGTYQDWCEAFSTYPRTYDLIHAGGVFSIYQDRCDLTYILLELDRILRPEGTVIFRDGVELLVKIKSITDGMKWESRIMDHESGPFNPEKVLVATKTYWTGEAKQKM, from the exons ATGGGAAAGGAGTACAGTGGATCCCCAAAGCCTCACCAGCTTGAATTGAAGAGAAAACGTCTCACTTGGATACTGGCCGTAAGTGGCCTCTGTGTCTTCTTTTATGTTTTGGGAGGATGGCAGAGTACAACTAGAGCTTCAATAACCCAATCTGAAGTCTACTCCAGAGTTGGCTGCGACGGTAAAGCCAACTCCGATAATGTGCAGTCAACGTCGTCGATATCAGCTGATTCATTAGACTTTGAAAGCCACCATCAATTATTGGTGAACAGTTCTGAAAAATCCGAGACATTCCCACCATGCGACATGTCATACAGCGAATATACTCCCTGCCAAGATCAGCAAAGGGGTCGGAAATTCGATCGGGACATGTTGAAATACCGAGAGAGGCATTGCCCCACGAAGGAAGAACTCCTGCGTTGCCTGATACCAGCTCCGCCGAACTACAAGAGCCCTTTCAAATGGCCACAGAGCCGGGATTACGCGTGGTATGCCAATATCCCCCACAAAGAACTGAGCATCGAGAAAGCTGTTCAGAATTGGATCCAAGTGGAAGGAGATCGCTTTAGATTTCCTGGTGGAGGAACCATGTTTCCACGGGGTGCAGATGCTTATATTGATGATATTAATGCGCTTATTCCTCTTACTGATGGAACCATTCGAACTGCTGTTGATACGGGCTGTGGG GTAGCAAGTTGGGGTGCTTATCTGCTGAAGAGGAATATCATCGGGATGTCTTTTGCTCCAAGAGATACCCACGAAGCACAGGTGTGGTTTGCATTAGAACGAGGCGTTCCAGCAATGATCGGCATCATGGGCTCACAGAGACTTCCATATCCCGCCCGGGCTTTCGACATGGCTCACTGCTCTCGCTGTCTGATTCCTTGGTACAATTATG ATGGAATGTATTTAATTGAAGTAGACAGGATTCTTAGGCCTGGTGGGTACTGGATACTCTCAGGTCCGCCGATTCACTGGAAGAAATACTGGAGAGGTTGGGAGAGGACGGAAGACGATTTGAAGCAAGAGCAAGATTCGATCGAGGATGTAGCCAAACGCATCTGCTGGAAAAAAGTCATCGAAAAGGGAGATCTTTCGATCTGGCAAAAGCCAATCAACCATGTTGAATGTGTTAAGAACAGAGCAGTATATCATAAACCACATATGTGCAAATCTGATAATCCTGATGCAGCTTG GTACAAAGATATGGAAACCTGCATAACACCACTTCCTGAGGTAAGTAGTCCGGATGAGGTTGCCGGGGGTGCAATAAAGAAATGGCCAGAGCGAGCTTTTGCTGTTCCACCAAGAATTAGCAGTAACTCAATCCCAGGCATCACTGAGAAGAAATTTCAAGAGGACAACGAAATGTGGAAGGCTCGATTGGCACATTACAAACGCATCGTTAGCCAAATACCACAAGGACTATACCGGAATGTCATGGACATGAATGCTAATTTTGGTGGATTCGCAGCAGCTCTTTCAAAATACCCAGTTTGGGTTATGAATGTGGTCCCAGCTAATTCCGAGCCCGATACATTGGGGGTGATCTACGAACGAGGTTTCATTGGTACATACCAGGACTGGTGTGAAGCATTCTCGACCTATCCACGAACTTACGATCTAATCCATGCGGGTGGTGTCTTCAGCATATACCAGGATAG GTGTGACCTTACTTACATTCTCCTTGAGTTGGATAGAATCCTAAGGCCTGAAGGCACGGTTATATTCAGAGATGGTGTGGAACTTCTGGTGAAGATCAAAAGTATAACAGATGGAATGAAATGGGAAAGTCGGATAATGGATCACGAAAGCGGACCGTTCAACCCGGAGAAAGTACTTGTTGCAACAAAAACTTACTGGACAGGTGAAGCCAAGCAAAAGATGTGA